The Pongo abelii isolate AG06213 chromosome 20, NHGRI_mPonAbe1-v2.0_pri, whole genome shotgun sequence genome window below encodes:
- the LOC129051815 gene encoding LOW QUALITY PROTEIN: zinc finger protein 486-like (The sequence of the model RefSeq protein was modified relative to this genomic sequence to represent the inferred CDS: inserted 2 bases in 1 codon), producing MYHLLLKSDITKCGKALMHYGKAYFHRLCYHFAQDLWPEQSIKDSFQKVILRRYEKCGHDNLQLKKVCESVDECKVHRGGYNRLNQCLTTTQRKIFQCDKYGKVFHKFSNSNRRKRRHTEKNXFEIYRMCKAFNQSSTLTTHEKIHTGGTPHKCEECGKAFKWFLCLTRHKVIHTREKPYRCEECGKAFKWSSCLTRHKIIHTGEKSYKCEECGKAFKYPYAVTTHKIIHTGEKPYRCRECDKAFNHPTTLCSHTKIHTGEKPYKCDKCGKAFISSSTLTKHEMIHLGEKPYKCEECGKAFNHSSHLNIHKIIHTGEKPYKCDECGKIFTLSSSLYKHRRTHTGQKPYKCEECGKAFTASSTLTEHKTIHTGEKPYKCKECDKAFNWSSDLNKHKRIHIEQKPRM from the exons tTATGTTATCATTTTGCCCAAGACCTTTGGCCAGAGCAGAGCATAAAAGATTCCTTCCAAAAAGTGATACTGAGAAGATATGAAAAATGTGGACATGAcaatttacagttaaaaaaagTCTGTGAAAGTGTGGATGAGTGTAAGGTGCACAGAGGAGGTTATAATAGACTTAACCAGTGTTTGACAACTAcccagagaaaaatatttcaatgtgaTAAATATgggaaagtgtttcataaattttcaaattcaaacAGACGTAAGAGAAGACATactgaaaaaaa ctttgaaatataTAGAATGTGCAAAGCTTTTAACCAGTCCTCAACCCTTACTACACAtgagaaaattcatactggagggACACcccacaaatgtgaagaatgtggcaaagctttcaaGTGGTTCTTGTGCCTTACTAGACATAAGGTAATTCATACTAGAGAGAAACCCTAcagatgtgaagaatgtggcaaagctttcaaGTGGTCCTCATGCCTTACtagacataagataattcatactggagagaaatcctacaaatgtgaagaatgtggcaaagcctttaagtACCCCTATGCCGTTActacacataagataattcatactggagagaaaccctacagatGCAGAGAATGTGACAAAGCTTTTAACCATCCCACAACCCTTTGTTCACATAcgaaaattcatactggagagaaaccatacaaGTGTGATAAATGTGGAAAAGCTTTTATTTCATCCTCAACCCTTACTAAACATGAGATGATTCATTtgggagagaaaccctacaaatgtgaggaatgtggcaaagccttcaaCCATTCCTCACACCTTAATatacataagataattcatactggagagaaaccctacaaatgtgatgAATGTGGCAAAATCTTTACATTGTCCTCAAGCCTCTATAAACATAGGAGAACTCATACTGgacagaaaccttacaaatgtgaagaatgtggcaaagcctttactGCATCCTCAACTCTAACTGAACATAAGActattcatactggagagaaaccttacaaatgtaaagaatgtgacAAAGCTTTTAATTGGTCCTCAGACCTTAataaacataagagaattcatattgAACAGAAACCAAGAATGTGA